A genomic window from candidate division WOR-3 bacterium includes:
- a CDS encoding uracil-DNA glycosylase, whose translation MNEYFALRHDDGKKICKWYEVCPMKRFYEKGKLDGKWILSYCKGSWGKCVRYQMEENGEYHPDSMLPDGTIDENLI comes from the coding sequence ATGAATGAATATTTTGCGCTCCGACATGACGACGGCAAAAAGATATGCAAATGGTATGAAGTCTGCCCCATGAAAAGGTTTTATGAAAAGGGTAAACTCGACGGGAAATGGATTTTGTCATACTGCAAAGGAAGCTGGGGAAAATGCGTCCGTTACCAAATGGAAGAAAATGGAGAATACCATCCGGACTCCATGTTGCCCGACGGAACCATTGACGAAAACCTGATATAA
- a CDS encoding HprK-related kinase B: MNWTVESIKEEFNDKFQMKYSICLNFCGQKFSIKTDSQDLLTLLKKYYSNFISRQCDKATIIEIANSRELFFNLNFEKKQPDPGKNKIKEEFHDLTDGRCVRKILTGMVFVFGGNINLAIGDCLNNSNQIINYINNRFIQKMIESGSILLHSSAVSHFRKGIAISGFSGTGKSTLALQLVSRGLAFISNDRVLCKDAGDEALIYGIAKYPRINPGTIVNNPYLRQMLIKSELDYYKSMDRESLWNEERKFDVFIEDIFGKEKFKLESKLKYLLILNWSRKSPENTKIERIELKNRPDLYPSFLKPPGLFYIGNYHSDQDRSFLRTLEKSRVFEATGKPDFDFASEFFLKTISG; the protein is encoded by the coding sequence TTGAATTGGACAGTGGAGTCCATTAAAGAAGAATTCAACGATAAATTTCAGATGAAATATTCCATCTGCCTGAATTTTTGCGGTCAGAAATTTTCTATAAAAACAGATTCGCAAGACCTTTTAACCCTTTTAAAAAAATACTACAGTAATTTTATTTCACGACAATGCGATAAGGCGACAATTATTGAAATCGCCAACAGCCGAGAATTGTTTTTCAACTTGAATTTCGAGAAAAAGCAACCGGATCCAGGAAAAAATAAAATCAAAGAAGAATTCCATGATTTAACTGACGGCAGATGCGTAAGAAAGATTTTAACCGGTATGGTTTTCGTTTTCGGGGGAAATATCAACCTTGCTATAGGGGATTGTCTGAACAATTCGAATCAGATAATAAACTACATCAACAACAGGTTTATTCAGAAAATGATCGAATCCGGAAGCATTCTTTTGCATTCTTCCGCTGTCTCACATTTCAGAAAAGGGATTGCCATATCAGGATTCTCAGGCACAGGTAAATCAACTCTCGCTCTGCAGCTTGTATCCAGAGGACTTGCTTTCATAAGCAACGACAGAGTTTTATGCAAAGACGCGGGAGATGAAGCCTTGATCTACGGAATCGCCAAATATCCCCGAATTAATCCCGGTACTATTGTAAACAACCCTTATTTAAGGCAAATGTTGATAAAAAGCGAGTTGGATTATTATAAAAGCATGGACAGAGAAAGTCTTTGGAATGAAGAAAGAAAATTTGACGTGTTTATCGAAGACATTTTCGGAAAAGAAAAGTTCAAACTTGAAAGCAAATTAAAATATCTTCTAATACTTAATTGGTCAAGAAAATCGCCGGAGAACACAAAAATCGAAAGAATTGAATTGAAAAACAGACCTGACCTTTACCCGTCATTTCTAAAACCACCGGGTCTTTTTTATATTGGTAATTATCATTCGGATCAAGACAGATCTTTTTTGAGAACTTTAGAAAAAAGCCGGGTATTTGAAGCAACCGGCAAACCGGACTTCGATTTCGCTTCGGAATTTTTTCTTAAAACCATTTCAGGTTGA
- a CDS encoding DUF362 domain-containing protein, giving the protein MADVYYHRISNNITDGFISYISRKLLEKIVSSENIQFSKKVPLKVHFGEKGNATYNKPAFYSGVIDFLKSKGLETCYIETNVLYRGERTRRDTHIQLALKHGFNQIPVVIADGEKGEDWTEIQIGKKRFDKCKIGKEYSKYDQFIVLSHFKGHVLAGFGGAIKNLAMGFASRGGKLAQHSGSVPWLNFFECKKCGVCAQNCPENAIVIGLFPRVKRNKCVGCASCIAVCPTGAMKINWLSSTGRKFLENMAEYALAAQLGKKMIFFNYVINVTKLCDCVSKPLKKIADDVGVLVSTDPVAIDQASLDLLEKRNGRKVFRRGRYILGYAEEVGLGKREYELKDIS; this is encoded by the coding sequence ATGGCTGATGTGTATTATCACAGAATATCTAACAATATAACAGATGGATTTATATCCTATATCTCACGTAAACTACTTGAAAAGATCGTATCTTCTGAGAATATCCAATTTTCGAAAAAAGTCCCCCTCAAAGTCCATTTCGGAGAAAAGGGAAACGCCACTTACAACAAACCTGCTTTCTATTCAGGTGTGATAGACTTTTTAAAGTCTAAGGGTTTAGAGACATGCTATATTGAGACAAACGTCCTGTACAGGGGAGAGAGGACGAGAAGAGACACCCACATACAACTCGCCCTCAAACACGGATTCAATCAGATCCCGGTGGTAATAGCCGACGGTGAAAAGGGGGAAGATTGGACAGAAATTCAAATCGGCAAAAAACGTTTCGATAAATGTAAAATCGGCAAAGAGTATTCAAAATACGATCAGTTTATAGTTTTGAGCCATTTTAAAGGTCACGTTTTAGCAGGATTCGGGGGAGCAATAAAAAATCTCGCCATGGGCTTCGCCTCAAGAGGAGGAAAGCTCGCTCAGCACTCCGGTTCTGTCCCCTGGCTCAATTTTTTCGAGTGTAAAAAGTGCGGGGTCTGTGCGCAAAACTGTCCTGAAAACGCTATCGTAATCGGTCTGTTCCCGAGAGTGAAAAGAAATAAATGCGTGGGTTGCGCCTCTTGTATAGCCGTTTGCCCGACTGGCGCGATGAAGATAAATTGGCTGAGTTCGACAGGAAGAAAATTTCTGGAAAATATGGCAGAATACGCCCTCGCGGCTCAACTCGGAAAAAAAATGATTTTTTTCAATTATGTCATCAACGTGACAAAACTTTGTGATTGCGTCTCAAAACCGCTAAAAAAAATAGCCGATGACGTAGGTGTTTTGGTTTCCACAGACCCGGTTGCGATAGACCAGGCAAGCCTCGATCTTCTGGAAAAGAGAAATGGGAGAAAAGTGTTCCGCAGGGGCAGGTATATACTGGGCTACGCCGAAGAGGTTGGTCTCGGAAAAAGAGAATACGAATTAAAAGACATCTCCTGA
- a CDS encoding phosphotransferase → MKFSLEENLKFLIIEVKKQIVATKECLSSPHENDASRILSPGNYVDNLKNIILKKAYSSLSKSTKETDLMTIMSLNTIASNLERIGDLCESISKQTSHIFEKSILQNVDFDRYFNEIFNSIDLIEKSFFTKNTQNAIKICRTELILDGLYKEDFTVLVEKIKKAGDRTREYLALYTIIRYLERIGDAFQNIGEAIISSVAGTRLKIYDFTMLKEKTKCDIVFLEDIGVETKSGCRIERIKTNKKENSNDNIIYKEGNRDKLQKEDYNLKIWSEKFPDLVPKTFGFMEKDNNAVLLIQYLDAMNFQQLVFTENDKTVEKAVKRLCDKIKTVWIETKKDTPAKSDFINQVLTRIDDVIGAHPEFDELELSVLDIRQIPIKNLLLQLKSLEEKKFTCSFSVLLHGDFNSDNILYGQAEDRIFFVDLFRSKYGDYVQDLSVFLVSNFRIPIFDNSMRSRIDEINNFVLSQVRIFACSANDPTFEQRLSIGVARSLITSTRFALEKDFAKEMLLRSRYLLEKLKLSDSQKNGDFIFPVEILSL, encoded by the coding sequence ATGAAGTTCAGCCTTGAAGAGAATTTAAAATTTCTGATTATCGAAGTCAAAAAACAGATAGTCGCGACAAAAGAATGCCTTTCTTCACCGCATGAAAATGACGCTTCCAGAATTCTTTCCCCCGGTAATTACGTTGACAATCTGAAGAATATAATTTTGAAAAAAGCCTATTCATCTTTAAGCAAAAGCACTAAAGAAACTGATCTTATGACAATTATGTCCCTGAATACAATTGCTTCAAACCTCGAAAGAATCGGCGATCTATGCGAGAGCATCTCTAAGCAAACTTCTCATATTTTTGAAAAGAGCATCCTTCAGAATGTAGACTTTGACAGGTATTTCAACGAGATTTTTAACTCCATTGATCTTATTGAAAAAAGTTTTTTCACAAAAAACACTCAAAACGCAATCAAAATCTGCCGAACAGAACTCATCTTGGACGGTTTGTACAAGGAAGATTTCACGGTATTGGTTGAAAAAATCAAAAAAGCAGGGGACAGGACAAGAGAGTATCTGGCTCTATACACAATCATAAGATACCTTGAAAGGATAGGAGACGCTTTTCAAAATATTGGAGAGGCTATAATTTCTTCTGTTGCGGGAACCAGGCTCAAAATTTACGATTTTACGATGTTAAAAGAAAAGACCAAGTGTGATATCGTCTTTCTTGAAGATATCGGAGTCGAGACGAAATCTGGATGCCGTATTGAGAGGATTAAGACAAATAAAAAAGAAAATTCTAACGACAACATAATTTACAAAGAAGGGAACAGGGATAAGCTCCAAAAAGAAGATTACAACCTGAAAATCTGGTCAGAAAAATTTCCTGACCTTGTCCCTAAAACCTTTGGTTTTATGGAAAAAGACAACAACGCCGTCCTCCTGATTCAGTATCTGGACGCCATGAATTTTCAGCAATTGGTATTCACGGAAAACGACAAAACAGTTGAAAAAGCCGTGAAAAGACTCTGCGACAAGATCAAAACGGTCTGGATAGAAACAAAAAAAGATACCCCTGCGAAATCTGATTTTATAAATCAAGTGTTGACGAGAATTGACGACGTAATAGGAGCTCATCCGGAATTCGACGAATTGGAACTCAGCGTTCTCGACATCAGACAAATTCCTATAAAAAACTTACTTTTGCAACTTAAGAGTCTGGAAGAAAAAAAATTCACATGCTCATTTTCCGTTTTGCTGCACGGAGACTTCAATTCCGACAACATTTTGTACGGGCAAGCGGAAGACAGGATATTTTTCGTCGACCTTTTCCGTTCAAAATACGGTGACTATGTCCAGGACTTGTCAGTTTTTTTGGTGTCTAATTTCAGAATTCCAATTTTCGACAATTCGATGAGATCGAGAATCGACGAAATAAACAATTTCGTTCTTTCACAGGTCAGGATTTTCGCCTGTTCTGCAAACGACCCTACGTTTGAACAAAGGCTTTCTATTGGCGTAGCAAGATCCCTGATAACTTCAACCAGATTCGCTTTGGAAAAAGACTTCGCGAAGGAGATGCTTCTGAGATCGAGATATTTATTGGAAAAATTGAAACTTTCAGATTCACAGAAAAACGGGGATTTTATTTTCCCTGTTGAGATTCTGTCCTTATGA
- a CDS encoding GAK system CofD-like protein, with product MKTKIILRKRVKLKDPWVCARYKKSPEYGPKILFFSGGSSLRDTSKVLVKYTHNSIHLITPFDSGGSSAKIRKEFGVLSVGDLRNRLMALADTSEKSNKRIYSLFSYRLSSNVKNSAARDILIKMSEGEHDLILSIDYPMKSIISAYIKKFLKKTSGKFDFRGANIGNIVLAGGYLSSDRNIDSTLYTFTKLVGVKGIVKPVVQNSLNIVSELQNHSFLYGQHLITGKETPKIKSRIKRIYLSSDPEGMKPFEIKIKPDISNLIKSADLICYPFGSFYSSLISNFLPLDVGKSILANPNTKIYVPNTYVDPEMKGLDLLSQIKTISEYLKICPKRVAGVLNFVLLDTQNASYPFRIEKNKIEELGVKIIDTQLVSPQSYPKIDPKNLVKILVSMA from the coding sequence ATGAAAACAAAAATCATTTTGAGGAAAAGGGTGAAATTGAAAGATCCCTGGGTGTGCGCCAGATACAAAAAATCTCCTGAATACGGTCCAAAAATTCTTTTTTTCAGCGGAGGCAGTTCCCTGAGGGACACATCAAAAGTCCTTGTCAAATACACGCATAATTCCATTCACTTAATAACGCCGTTCGATTCAGGAGGAAGTTCTGCAAAAATCCGAAAGGAATTCGGGGTTCTCTCAGTTGGAGATTTAAGGAACAGGTTGATGGCTTTAGCCGATACATCCGAAAAATCAAATAAAAGAATCTACTCGTTGTTCAGCTACAGGCTTTCAAGCAACGTTAAAAACTCTGCCGCAAGAGACATACTCATAAAAATGTCCGAAGGAGAACATGACTTGATTCTCTCCATCGATTACCCGATGAAAAGTATTATTTCGGCCTACATCAAAAAATTTTTAAAAAAAACATCTGGTAAATTCGATTTCCGGGGAGCCAACATCGGTAACATTGTCTTGGCAGGAGGTTATCTTTCCAGCGACAGGAACATAGATTCTACTCTTTATACATTCACCAAGTTGGTCGGGGTCAAAGGAATTGTCAAACCTGTCGTTCAAAATTCACTAAATATTGTCTCAGAACTCCAAAACCACTCTTTTCTTTACGGTCAGCACCTTATAACCGGAAAAGAAACGCCAAAAATCAAATCCCGCATTAAAAGAATTTATCTTTCAAGCGATCCCGAGGGCATGAAACCCTTTGAAATAAAAATAAAACCCGATATTTCTAACCTGATAAAAAGCGCCGACTTGATATGTTACCCCTTCGGAAGCTTTTATTCCAGCTTGATATCGAATTTCTTGCCTCTTGATGTCGGAAAATCGATTTTAGCCAACCCCAACACTAAAATCTACGTCCCAAACACTTACGTTGATCCCGAAATGAAGGGTTTAGATCTTTTAAGTCAGATCAAAACCATCTCAGAGTATTTAAAAATCTGCCCTAAAAGAGTGGCCGGAGTTTTAAATTTCGTGCTTTTGGACACTCAAAACGCGTCTTATCCGTTTAGAATTGAAAAAAATAAAATTGAAGAACTGGGTGTAAAAATCATTGACACTCAACTGGTATCTCCACAGAGTTACCCGAAAATTGACCCCAAAAATCTAGTAAAAATTCTGGTTTCAATGGCTTAA
- a CDS encoding amphi-Trp domain-containing protein produces the protein MSQKNDFKYESLLDNESIIKHLATLTEGFKKGELVFKRGKEEILLKPEGLINLEIKSKVKDGKSKLTVKFSWKKNTDKPGDKLFINTCI, from the coding sequence ATGTCTCAGAAAAATGACTTCAAATACGAATCTCTTCTCGACAATGAATCCATAATAAAACATCTGGCGACTTTGACAGAAGGGTTCAAAAAAGGAGAACTTGTTTTCAAAAGAGGCAAAGAAGAAATCTTGCTTAAACCCGAGGGTTTGATCAACCTCGAGATTAAATCGAAAGTCAAGGACGGTAAATCCAAACTGACAGTAAAATTCAGCTGGAAAAAAAACACCGATAAACCAGGCGACAAGCTGTTCATAAACACATGCATATAG
- a CDS encoding GAK system ATP-grasp enzyme gives MIKDQIAVIGLPGAWSTEILADEIQKITGFRKVIDMSQVHYDSISGSLSCEDLDLSHLDAIIVKKIGPQYNSDTLERLELLKYLHQKGTRIFSKPDSMMNCFDRLSGTLRLETGGIPIPATVITEDTKKALETVKIYKKAVFKPLFTSKARGMKVIFHDDIEIESNIRNFQNEGNPIMYIQKFVEIPQKDIGVVFLGGNFIGSYARVRTNNSWNTTTLSGGRYEKFEPSSEIIDMAKKAQDLFELDFTCIDIAVTPEGPLVFEASPFGGFKGLFQALNINAAKMYAQYVIDKIGG, from the coding sequence ATGATCAAAGATCAAATCGCGGTTATTGGCCTCCCAGGCGCATGGTCAACTGAAATCTTGGCCGATGAAATCCAAAAAATAACTGGTTTCCGGAAAGTTATAGACATGTCGCAGGTACACTATGATTCCATATCCGGAAGCCTTTCCTGCGAAGATTTAGACCTGAGCCATCTGGATGCGATAATAGTAAAAAAAATCGGCCCTCAATACAATTCAGATACTTTAGAACGTCTTGAACTCTTAAAGTATCTACATCAAAAAGGCACTCGAATATTTTCAAAACCTGATTCTATGATGAATTGCTTTGACAGGCTAAGCGGCACATTGAGGTTAGAAACAGGTGGAATACCAATTCCTGCTACAGTGATCACGGAAGACACAAAAAAAGCGCTTGAAACTGTGAAAATCTATAAAAAAGCCGTTTTCAAACCATTGTTTACTTCGAAAGCGAGAGGCATGAAAGTCATCTTTCATGATGATATCGAAATAGAAAGCAATATCCGGAATTTTCAAAATGAAGGAAATCCAATCATGTACATCCAGAAATTCGTTGAAATCCCTCAAAAAGACATAGGCGTGGTTTTCCTCGGCGGAAATTTCATTGGATCCTACGCAAGAGTGAGGACAAACAATTCATGGAACACAACTACCCTCTCTGGAGGCAGGTATGAAAAATTTGAGCCTTCTTCGGAGATAATCGACATGGCAAAAAAAGCTCAGGATCTTTTTGAACTCGATTTCACTTGCATTGATATCGCAGTGACGCCTGAAGGGCCACTTGTTTTTGAAGCGTCTCCTTTCGGTGGTTTTAAAGGCCTTTTCCAAGCTCTTAACATTAATGCGGCAAAAATGTACGCCCAATACGTGATTGACAAAATCGGAGGATAA
- a CDS encoding amphi-Trp domain-containing protein, whose protein sequence is MSKKEIKIKTRGEIQNVLEHLESLVNSLKSGKVIIEKNGEIITLVPEGTVSFELEAELKKDKEKIELEIEWKKDGIAEAEENSSFSITSGEEE, encoded by the coding sequence ATGTCGAAGAAAGAGATCAAAATCAAGACCAGGGGAGAAATTCAAAATGTTTTGGAGCATCTTGAGAGTTTGGTCAATTCCCTAAAATCGGGAAAGGTGATCATTGAAAAAAATGGTGAAATCATCACCCTTGTCCCAGAAGGAACAGTAAGTTTTGAACTCGAAGCTGAATTGAAAAAGGACAAAGAGAAAATTGAGTTGGAAATCGAGTGGAAAAAAGACGGAATAGCCGAGGCCGAAGAAAATTCTTCGTTTTCAATCACTTCAGGAGAAGAAGAATAA